In candidate division KSB1 bacterium, a genomic segment contains:
- a CDS encoding zf-TFIIB domain-containing protein — translation MKCPVCNVELKMAERQGVEIDYCPQCRGVWLDRGELDKIIEKSSAAAFDPRRDYDDDDDRHERRKYDDDYYRHGYGKHKRKSFLGEIFDFD, via the coding sequence ATGAAATGCCCCGTTTGCAATGTCGAATTAAAAATGGCCGAGCGCCAGGGCGTCGAAATCGACTACTGCCCGCAATGCCGCGGCGTATGGCTGGATCGCGGCGAGCTGGACAAGATCATCGAGAAATCCTCTGCAGCCGCCTTTGATCCGCGCCGGGATTATGATGATGACGATGACCGCCACGAGCGACGCAAATATGACGACGATTATTATCGTCACGGGTATGGCAAACACAAACGCAAATCTTTTCTCGGCGAGATCTTTGATTTTGACTAA